In Panacibacter ginsenosidivorans, the following proteins share a genomic window:
- a CDS encoding TolC family protein, which translates to MLKSLLLFFLVAFSVPVVAQEKNLDYYISAGIQNSPLLKDYNNQQQSNQVDSLRILASLKPQVNGVSNNSYAPVIGGWGYDNAITNSANISALITVTKTILSKANVNTQFESISLQNKALNISGKITEQDFKKAITSQYITVYGLWQQYSFNKELYDLLKKEETILKVLTEKAVYRQTDYLTFLVTVQQQELQITQIKQQYQNEFATLNYICGLQDTSFVVIAAPALEPTMLTEIEQTIFYQQYQTDSLKLKNQDALIDYNYKPKLNLYTDGGYLSSLAVTPYKNFGISAGVSLNVPIYDGKQKKMQHDKINIAEQTRQHYRDYFTTQYNQQIAQLQQQLQSTQQLIDNANTQIKFSEGLMEANRKLLATGDARIVDYLVAISNYLNAKNIITQSTVNKLQIINQLNYWNRK; encoded by the coding sequence ATGCTTAAATCTCTGCTATTATTTTTTTTAGTTGCCTTTTCTGTGCCTGTAGTTGCCCAGGAAAAGAATCTTGACTATTATATTTCTGCAGGTATACAAAACAGCCCACTGTTAAAAGATTACAATAACCAGCAACAGAGTAACCAGGTTGACAGCCTTCGAATACTTGCTTCTCTTAAACCACAGGTGAATGGTGTCAGTAACAATTCTTATGCACCGGTAATCGGTGGCTGGGGTTATGATAATGCCATAACAAATAGCGCCAACATCAGTGCTTTAATAACTGTTACCAAAACAATTCTTAGTAAAGCAAACGTTAACACACAATTTGAATCCATCAGCCTTCAAAATAAAGCGCTTAATATTTCAGGAAAAATAACTGAGCAGGATTTTAAGAAAGCCATCACATCCCAATATATAACAGTGTATGGGCTATGGCAGCAATACAGTTTTAATAAAGAATTGTACGACCTGCTGAAAAAGGAAGAAACAATACTTAAAGTGCTCACGGAAAAAGCCGTGTACAGGCAGACAGATTATCTTACTTTTCTTGTAACGGTGCAACAGCAGGAGTTACAGATCACTCAAATTAAACAACAATACCAGAATGAATTTGCAACACTTAATTATATCTGTGGTTTGCAGGACACATCTTTTGTAGTTATCGCTGCGCCTGCATTAGAACCAACCATGCTCACAGAAATTGAACAAACTATTTTTTATCAACAGTATCAAACAGACAGTCTGAAATTGAAAAACCAGGATGCCCTGATTGATTATAATTACAAGCCAAAACTTAATCTTTACACAGATGGCGGTTATCTTTCTTCTCTTGCTGTAACACCATATAAAAACTTTGGTATAAGTGCCGGTGTTAGTTTAAATGTGCCTATTTATGATGGCAAGCAAAAGAAGATGCAACATGATAAAATTAATATTGCAGAGCAAACAAGGCAGCATTATCGTGATTATTTTACAACGCAATACAATCAGCAAATAGCACAATTACAGCAGCAATTACAATCAACGCAACAATTAATTGATAATGCCAACACACAAATAAAATTTTCAGAAGGGCTAATGGAAGCCAACCGCAAACTGTTGGCAACGGGTGATGCAAGGATCGTTGATTATTTAGTAGCCATCAGTAATTACCTCAATGCAAAAAATATTATTACCCAAAGCACCGTAAATAAACTGCAGATCATTAACCAACTAAACTATTGGAACAGAAAATGA
- a CDS encoding sensor histidine kinase, producing MKLLTKYNRINLFSTVIIFLLASVAFALLLHYILINQVDEDLKIEQNEITSYIQKYNKLPEVIKVRDQQTFYKPVEQSQVSDKKHFYNLKIYNDQDKEQKLFRELNFNIDAGGQWYLVAVRKSLEGTDDLVQSIIVITVITILLILVATFLINRIVLRRLWQPFYDTLQNVGSFKLGKSKLQLPATNIDEFALMNKTLQQAITKAEEDYVLLKQFTENASHELQTPLAVIRSKLDLLIQDEYLTAGQSSAVQSAYDALQKLSRMNQSLLLLTKIENRQFSETKVIDMKALTETKLNQFKELWQNKNITVTPLLQQSSVTFNPMLADILLNNLCSNATKHNIAGGSIDIELNALSLIFRNTGTAEALDKSKLFTRFYKSGYAQDSYGLGLSIIKQICEVSSCSIDYSFEGSNTHIFSVNW from the coding sequence ATGAAATTGCTTACAAAATATAACCGCATAAACCTGTTCTCGACAGTTATTATTTTTCTGTTAGCCAGTGTTGCTTTTGCTTTGCTACTGCATTATATATTGATAAATCAGGTAGATGAGGATCTGAAGATCGAGCAAAATGAAATAACATCTTATATACAGAAATATAACAAACTTCCCGAAGTTATAAAAGTAAGGGACCAGCAAACATTTTATAAGCCAGTTGAACAATCACAAGTAAGTGACAAAAAACACTTTTATAATTTAAAAATTTATAACGATCAGGATAAAGAACAGAAATTATTTCGTGAATTGAATTTTAATATTGATGCAGGCGGGCAATGGTATCTCGTCGCAGTAAGAAAATCATTGGAAGGAACAGATGACCTGGTGCAGTCTATCATTGTTATAACAGTTATTACCATCTTACTTATACTTGTGGCAACATTTCTTATCAACCGCATTGTATTAAGAAGATTGTGGCAACCATTTTATGATACGCTGCAAAACGTGGGTAGTTTTAAATTAGGTAAAAGCAAGTTGCAACTTCCTGCAACCAATATAGATGAATTTGCTTTAATGAATAAAACTCTGCAGCAAGCTATTACAAAAGCCGAAGAAGATTATGTTTTGCTGAAACAGTTTACGGAGAATGCTTCCCATGAACTGCAAACACCACTTGCGGTGATACGTTCCAAGCTGGATTTGCTAATACAGGATGAATATTTAACTGCAGGACAAAGCAGTGCCGTTCAGTCTGCTTATGATGCGCTGCAGAAATTAAGCCGGATGAACCAGTCGCTCTTGTTGCTTACAAAAATTGAGAACAGGCAGTTTAGTGAAACAAAAGTAATAGATATGAAAGCTCTCACCGAAACAAAACTGAACCAGTTTAAAGAACTTTGGCAAAATAAAAATATCACCGTCACACCTTTACTGCAACAGTCATCTGTTACATTCAACCCAATGCTTGCAGATATATTGCTTAATAATCTTTGCAGTAATGCAACCAAACATAATATTGCCGGAGGTAGCATAGATATTGAGTTAAATGCGCTATCATTAATCTTTCGTAATACAGGCACGGCAGAAGCTTTGGATAAAAGTAAATTATTCACCAGGTTTTATAAATCCGGTTATGCCCAGGATAGTTATGGCCTTGGGCTTTCTATTATTAAACAGATTTGTGAAGTGTCTTCATGCAGTATTGATTATTCATTTGAAGGCAGTAATACGCATATATTTTCAGTAAATTGGTAA
- a CDS encoding response regulator transcription factor: protein MKLLVIEDEVALSNSICDFLNSENFMCETAYDFHVAMEKIALYEYACIILDITLPGGSGLEILKELKKENKADGVLIISAKNSLDDKVLGLKTGADDYLTKPFHLPELGARVHAIIRRKSFGGMNVIQFDELTLNLQNKTVKAADKLIDLTRKEYELLLYFISNKNKVISKGAIAEHLWGDNMDLADNYDFIYTHIKNLRKKIMQNGCPDYIISVYGMGYKLMVPSVK, encoded by the coding sequence ATGAAGTTATTGGTCATAGAAGATGAGGTTGCTCTAAGCAACAGCATTTGCGATTTCCTGAACAGCGAAAATTTTATGTGCGAAACAGCATATGATTTTCATGTTGCTATGGAGAAGATCGCGTTGTATGAATATGCCTGCATTATACTGGATATAACACTTCCGGGTGGAAGCGGTCTGGAAATATTAAAGGAACTAAAAAAAGAAAATAAAGCAGACGGAGTGTTGATCATCTCAGCAAAAAATTCATTGGATGACAAAGTGCTTGGTCTCAAAACAGGTGCTGATGATTACCTTACAAAACCTTTTCATTTGCCCGAACTTGGTGCCAGGGTTCATGCCATCATTCGCCGTAAATCATTCGGAGGCATGAATGTCATACAGTTCGATGAGCTAACACTTAATCTGCAAAATAAAACTGTAAAAGCCGCTGATAAACTGATTGATCTTACCAGAAAGGAATATGAATTGTTATTGTATTTTATCAGCAATAAAAATAAAGTGATCAGTAAAGGCGCCATAGCAGAACATTTGTGGGGCGACAATATGGACCTTGCAGATAACTATGATTTCATTTACACACACATCAAAAACCTGCGGAAAAAAATAATGCAGAATGGTTGTCCTGATTATATCATTTCTGTTTATGGAATGGGTTATAAACTAATGGTGCCTTCAGTAAAATGA
- a CDS encoding mandelate racemase/muconate lactonizing enzyme family protein, producing the protein MTPSEKYIQKLGLKGHDINETTTENKTVAEENPRRSFLKRSALGGIALGGAFMFSPIEELVAQSTQNVKRFSSPSDLKITDMRYCVTTVLGRTAIIRIDTNQGIYGLGEVRDGADERYALMLKSRILGQNPCNVEQLFKSLKQFGGQSRQGGGVCAVEMALWDIVGKAYNVPAWQLLGGRYRDKIRLYADTPEAGSPEEQKKLMNYRINDQGYTWLKMDLSIGELKGKPGTLVNDKFWQNDKGDLQQWGDLSNPMSYGNTAHPFTQIQITDKGLDELAKLVDNVRGMLGYDIPLSTDHYGHFDVNNGIRLGKKLEQYRLAWLEDVISWEYTDQWKMLSDALETPCLTGEDIYLLKSFKPLIDAHAVDIIHPDLATSGGLLETKRIGDYAEEHGVAMAMHQAGTPISFMSCVHCAAATQNFLALEHHSIDLPWWESLVKTTDGRNLITKGFANLPLSAPGLGVELNDEVVKQHLHPSDKTYFEPTPQWNDKRSHDRTFS; encoded by the coding sequence ATGACACCCTCAGAAAAATATATACAAAAACTTGGTCTTAAAGGCCATGATATAAATGAAACAACTACAGAAAACAAAACTGTTGCAGAAGAAAATCCAAGACGTTCTTTTTTAAAAAGATCAGCATTAGGTGGCATTGCACTCGGTGGTGCTTTTATGTTTTCACCAATTGAAGAATTGGTTGCACAAAGCACACAGAATGTAAAACGGTTCTCATCGCCATCTGATTTAAAGATCACCGATATGCGTTATTGCGTAACTACGGTGTTGGGTCGTACTGCTATTATACGCATAGATACCAACCAGGGCATTTATGGTTTGGGAGAAGTGAGGGATGGTGCGGATGAACGTTATGCGCTAATGCTAAAAAGCAGGATACTTGGGCAAAATCCTTGTAACGTAGAACAGCTATTCAAATCACTAAAACAGTTTGGCGGACAAAGCCGGCAGGGTGGTGGTGTATGTGCAGTGGAGATGGCATTATGGGACATAGTAGGCAAAGCATATAACGTTCCTGCATGGCAATTGCTTGGCGGAAGATACCGTGATAAAATAAGATTATACGCAGATACACCGGAAGCAGGCTCTCCGGAAGAACAAAAGAAATTAATGAATTACCGCATCAACGACCAGGGATATACATGGTTGAAAATGGATCTTAGCATTGGTGAATTAAAAGGCAAACCGGGAACATTGGTAAATGATAAATTCTGGCAGAATGATAAAGGTGATTTGCAGCAATGGGGTGACCTGAGTAATCCCATGTCTTATGGAAATACAGCACATCCTTTTACACAAATACAAATAACAGATAAGGGTTTGGATGAGCTTGCCAAACTGGTAGACAATGTAAGAGGTATGCTGGGTTATGATATCCCGCTTTCAACAGATCACTATGGGCATTTTGATGTGAACAATGGAATACGTCTTGGTAAGAAGCTGGAACAATACAGGCTTGCATGGCTGGAAGATGTTATATCATGGGAATATACTGATCAATGGAAAATGCTTTCTGATGCATTGGAAACACCATGTTTAACAGGAGAAGACATTTATTTGTTGAAAAGTTTCAAACCATTGATTGATGCACATGCGGTGGATATTATTCATCCTGATCTTGCAACATCCGGTGGTTTACTGGAAACAAAAAGGATTGGCGATTATGCAGAAGAACATGGCGTAGCAATGGCCATGCACCAGGCTGGTACGCCCATTTCATTTATGTCTTGTGTGCATTGTGCTGCAGCCACACAAAACTTTCTTGCGCTTGAACATCACTCTATTGATCTGCCGTGGTGGGAGAGTTTAGTAAAGACAACAGATGGAAGAAACTTAATTACAAAAGGGTTTGCGAATCTTCCGTTATCTGCTCCGGGCTTGGGTGTTGAGTTAAATGATGAAGTGGTGAAACAACATTTACATCCTTCAGATAAAACATATTTTGAACCAACACCACAATGGAATGATAAACGTTCGCATGACAGAACATTTAGTTAA
- a CDS encoding fatty acid desaturase — protein sequence MLVIIVFFLCHWFFSLFFHSFFLHRYASHQMYTVSRGWERTIYLCTWIAQGSSYLVPRAYAVMHRMHHTYSDTEKDPHSPHFFKDVIHMTLHTARIFRGFVTGKDLPEAQFTKEYLPAWNRLDNFGNKAVIRVLFGAAYVTIYILFAPNAWWFLLLPIHFLMGPIQGALVNWCGHKYGYRNYDNGDHSKNSSPFGIVMMGELFQNNHHHAKNNANFARKWFEFDLTYSIMRVLHAVKIIKLKPLAVSV from the coding sequence ATGTTAGTCATTATCGTTTTTTTTCTGTGCCATTGGTTCTTCTCCTTATTTTTTCATTCCTTCTTTTTACATCGTTATGCATCCCATCAAATGTATACGGTAAGCAGAGGATGGGAAAGAACCATCTATCTATGTACATGGATTGCACAGGGTTCATCTTATCTTGTTCCAAGGGCGTATGCTGTGATGCACAGGATGCACCACACTTACAGCGACACGGAAAAAGATCCGCATTCCCCACATTTTTTTAAAGACGTCATTCATATGACGCTGCATACGGCGCGTATTTTCCGTGGTTTTGTAACAGGCAAGGATCTGCCTGAAGCACAGTTTACCAAAGAATATTTACCTGCGTGGAACCGGCTGGATAACTTTGGAAACAAAGCCGTGATAAGGGTTTTGTTTGGTGCAGCTTATGTAACGATATACATATTGTTTGCACCTAATGCGTGGTGGTTTCTTTTGCTGCCCATACATTTTTTAATGGGCCCGATACAAGGTGCCCTTGTAAACTGGTGCGGGCATAAATATGGTTACCGCAATTACGATAATGGCGATCATTCAAAAAATAGTTCTCCCTTCGGTATTGTAATGATGGGTGAATTGTTTCAAAATAATCATCACCATGCAAAGAACAATGCAAACTTTGCACGTAAGTGGTTTGAGTTTGATCTTACCTATTCTATCATGCGTGTATTGCATGCAGTAAAGATCATTAAACTAAAGCCACTGGCTGTTAGTGTATGA
- a CDS encoding RraA family protein, whose translation MMMRPICIIALICVTFNLSAQQITPTPEQIKTLTAEWKGERFADGRPKTSDRFLARLKNVSLEEAWGYLRNKGYQNQFEGDWTIIRPDSVMVGRVVTAQYMPLRPDYDKLIKDKGKTEGRIGGTNSWPIDVLQNGDVYVADSYGKIVDGTLIGDNLGNAIYAKSHTGVVFYGSVRDIEGLEEINGFNGWVKGYDPSYIQQMMLAGINVPIRIGRATVLPGDVVLAKKGGIVFIPAQFLEDLVLNSEFVQLRDAFGHQRLREGKYTPGQIDQQWTDEIKKDFLQWLDIQKDLPMTRQELDAYMKDRTW comes from the coding sequence ATGATGATGAGACCAATTTGCATTATTGCACTTATTTGTGTTACGTTCAATTTATCTGCCCAGCAAATAACGCCAACACCCGAACAAATTAAAACATTAACCGCAGAATGGAAGGGCGAACGCTTTGCAGATGGAAGACCTAAGACTTCAGATCGCTTTTTAGCACGTTTAAAAAATGTGTCGCTGGAAGAAGCATGGGGCTACCTGCGCAACAAAGGATATCAAAATCAGTTTGAAGGCGACTGGACAATTATTCGTCCTGATTCTGTAATGGTAGGCCGTGTGGTGACTGCGCAGTACATGCCGCTGCGACCAGACTATGATAAACTTATAAAAGATAAAGGCAAAACGGAAGGACGTATTGGCGGCACCAACTCGTGGCCCATTGATGTATTGCAAAATGGTGATGTATATGTTGCCGATAGTTATGGAAAGATCGTTGACGGAACACTTATAGGCGATAATCTTGGCAATGCTATTTATGCAAAGTCGCATACAGGTGTTGTGTTCTATGGTTCTGTAAGAGATATAGAGGGCCTTGAAGAGATCAATGGATTTAATGGTTGGGTAAAAGGTTACGATCCTTCATACATACAACAAATGATGCTTGCGGGTATCAATGTTCCCATTCGCATTGGAAGAGCAACTGTATTGCCCGGCGATGTTGTGCTGGCAAAGAAAGGTGGCATTGTATTTATTCCTGCGCAGTTTCTTGAAGACCTTGTATTGAATTCAGAATTTGTGCAGCTAAGAGATGCGTTTGGTCACCAGCGTTTGCGTGAAGGTAAATACACGCCTGGTCAGATAGACCAGCAATGGACCGATGAAATAAAAAAAGATTTCCTGCAATGGCTGGATATACAAAAAGATCTTCCCATGACAAGACAGGAATTAGATGCATACATGAAAGACAGAACATGGTAG
- a CDS encoding efflux RND transporter periplasmic adaptor subunit, with product MKKYEAVIKIIFYAIFTCLLQSCKEAPSSSEEETDVAAEDIQTPVTITSPVIGNMQETIELNATSAFLLKTFVKSNVNGYLKTVNAQVGKYVSKGQELFIIKTKEAESLGNIVNSIDSSLHFEGVVHIKAPGSGYITQLTYQAGDYVQDGEQLAVITDTKSFVFLLNVPYELKPYLAANKNIQLHLPDSAVLDGYVSAAMPTVDAASQTQGYVIKVNTAANIPENLIAKVNLVKKSVINTASLPKACVLTDEVQSEFWIMKLINDSVAVKVPVQKGIENGDHVQILSPPLFAEDKILLTGNYGLSDTARVIIEK from the coding sequence ATGAAAAAATATGAAGCTGTCATAAAAATTATTTTTTATGCAATTTTTACATGCCTTTTGCAGTCTTGCAAAGAAGCACCATCTTCTTCAGAAGAAGAGACAGATGTAGCTGCGGAAGATATTCAAACGCCTGTAACCATTACCAGTCCTGTAATTGGCAATATGCAGGAAACTATTGAACTAAACGCAACTTCTGCTTTTCTGCTCAAGACTTTTGTAAAGTCAAATGTAAACGGCTACCTGAAAACGGTGAATGCACAGGTTGGTAAATATGTAAGCAAGGGACAGGAGCTTTTTATTATTAAAACAAAAGAAGCAGAGAGCCTTGGTAATATTGTAAACAGCATTGATAGCTCATTACACTTCGAAGGTGTAGTGCATATAAAAGCACCTGGCAGCGGTTACATTACACAACTTACTTACCAGGCTGGTGATTATGTACAGGATGGCGAACAACTTGCAGTGATTACCGATACAAAGAGTTTTGTCTTTTTACTCAATGTGCCTTACGAGTTGAAGCCATATTTAGCAGCCAATAAAAACATACAATTGCATTTGCCCGATAGCGCTGTGCTTGATGGATACGTAAGTGCAGCAATGCCCACTGTTGATGCAGCATCACAAACGCAAGGTTATGTAATTAAAGTAAACACTGCAGCAAACATTCCTGAAAACCTTATTGCGAAAGTAAACCTTGTAAAAAAATCGGTAATTAATACGGCGTCGTTGCCAAAGGCGTGTGTGCTTACAGATGAAGTGCAAAGTGAATTCTGGATAATGAAACTGATCAATGATTCTGTTGCTGTAAAAGTGCCGGTGCAAAAAGGTATTGAGAATGGAGATCACGTGCAGATCCTTTCCCCACCTTTATTTGCGGAGGATAAAATTTTACTTACAGGTAATTACGGTTTGTCAGATACTGCGAGAGTAATCATTGAAAAATAG
- a CDS encoding efflux RND transporter permease subunit, with translation MRQFFHTHKNPVTVIIVIIILGGMFAYSQMQTSLFPEITFPKIKIIADAGQQPVNKMMITVTRPLENAIKKVPQLQTIRSTTSRGSCEISAYLNWDANIDISQQRIEALINEIRNTLPPGIDITVERMNPSILQVIGYSLESKTRSAIDLKLLADYTVKPFLSQVEGVSQIMVVGGKTKEYWLQLDIQKMTSLSITPDMINTALSNTNFIRSNGYLSDYRQMYLTVTDASVSSKDELENIVISNNKRIVLLKDIADVQIQEAKEYVKINSNGHESVLLGVIKQPNANLVDLSDKMATKLADLKRILPKDVSIEPYYVQADFVKDSIKSVTDSLWIGLVLAILVAIVFLRSFKASSVILVTIPITLLLTLIWLYAIGQTFNIMTLGAIAAAIGLIIDDAIVVVEQIHRTHEEFPDEPTTSLVHKAINYLLPAMIGSSLSTIVIFVPFFLMTGVAGAYFKVMTDSMIITLVCSFFVTWVILPVIYMLFTKDVTANSVTKKKTAHGVKQQPWIAFFIKRPYISFAIIITLAFSIYFILPKLQIGFLPEMDEGSIVFDYATPPGTSLQETDRILREVEKLIMQVPEVETYSRRTGTQMGFFITEPNTGDYLIQLKKDRAKTTDEVIDEIRQKVESSQPALRADFGQVIGDMLGDLMSSVQPVEVKIFGSDQKKLQQLSQQVADIVSNVRGTADVFDGIVIAGPSVSVAPNSANLAQYGITPSDLQYQLQTALEGNIIGSVYDKEQLSNVRMVYPGNRTLSVDGLNQLQVFLPGGQLKPINSLAGIHVNSGDAEIQRENLQSMGIVTARLDNRDLGSAIKDIQQQVSSKISLPQGYAIVYGGDYANQQQSFKELLIILISASLLVFTVILFLFKDFRIAFIILLIAILGIAGSYMGLYFTNTALNVGSYTGLIMIVGIIGENAIFTFLQFKESLKESNDIDQAIIYSISTRLRPKLMTALGAIIALMPIALGIGTGAQLHQPLAIAVIGGFIVAMPLLLIVLPTLIRLVFKKNHASLLKHG, from the coding sequence ATGCGCCAGTTTTTTCATACACATAAGAATCCTGTTACTGTCATCATTGTCATTATTATACTTGGCGGCATGTTTGCATACAGCCAGATGCAAACCTCGCTTTTTCCTGAGATCACATTTCCTAAAATAAAAATTATTGCAGATGCGGGGCAACAGCCGGTAAATAAAATGATGATCACAGTAACACGGCCATTGGAGAATGCTATAAAAAAAGTGCCGCAGTTGCAAACTATACGTAGTACTACAAGTCGCGGCAGTTGCGAAATATCTGCATATCTTAATTGGGATGCAAACATTGATATAAGTCAGCAACGAATTGAAGCGCTTATTAATGAAATACGCAACACATTGCCGCCGGGAATTGATATTACGGTGGAGCGTATGAACCCTTCCATACTGCAGGTAATTGGTTATTCACTTGAAAGTAAAACCCGCTCTGCCATTGATCTTAAGCTGCTAGCCGATTATACAGTAAAGCCTTTTCTTTCACAGGTAGAAGGTGTATCGCAGATAATGGTGGTTGGTGGAAAAACAAAAGAATACTGGTTGCAGTTGGACATACAAAAGATGACTTCACTAAGTATTACGCCTGATATGATCAACACTGCGCTTAGTAATACCAACTTTATAAGATCGAATGGTTACTTAAGTGATTACCGGCAAATGTACCTGACAGTTACTGATGCATCTGTTAGTTCAAAAGACGAGTTGGAAAATATTGTTATCAGTAACAACAAACGCATTGTATTGTTGAAGGACATTGCTGATGTGCAGATACAGGAAGCCAAAGAATATGTAAAGATCAATTCCAATGGTCATGAAAGCGTTTTGCTTGGTGTAATAAAACAACCCAATGCAAACCTTGTTGATCTTTCTGATAAAATGGCTACAAAACTTGCTGATCTTAAAAGAATATTACCTAAAGATGTATCTATTGAACCATATTATGTGCAGGCCGATTTTGTAAAAGATTCTATTAAAAGTGTAACCGACAGTTTGTGGATCGGGCTTGTGTTGGCAATACTTGTTGCCATTGTTTTCCTGCGTTCATTCAAAGCAAGCAGTGTAATTCTTGTTACAATCCCAATCACTTTATTGCTTACGCTTATTTGGTTGTATGCCATTGGACAAACATTCAATATTATGACGCTGGGTGCTATTGCCGCAGCCATAGGATTGATCATTGATGATGCCATTGTAGTAGTGGAACAAATTCACCGCACACATGAAGAATTCCCTGATGAGCCTACTACATCACTGGTGCATAAAGCCATTAATTATTTACTTCCTGCGATGATAGGTTCTTCATTAAGCACCATTGTAATATTTGTTCCATTCTTTTTAATGACGGGTGTTGCAGGCGCTTATTTTAAAGTGATGACTGATTCTATGATCATCACATTGGTTTGTTCTTTTTTTGTTACATGGGTTATACTGCCTGTTATCTATATGCTTTTTACAAAAGATGTTACAGCAAATTCAGTTACAAAAAAGAAAACAGCGCACGGCGTAAAACAACAACCATGGATAGCATTTTTTATTAAACGACCTTATATAAGTTTTGCCATCATCATTACACTCGCATTTTCTATTTACTTTATACTACCAAAACTGCAAATAGGATTTTTACCTGAGATGGATGAAGGCAGCATTGTGTTTGATTATGCTACACCGCCCGGTACATCACTGCAGGAAACCGACAGGATCTTACGCGAAGTGGAAAAATTAATTATGCAGGTTCCTGAAGTGGAAACCTATTCAAGAAGAACAGGAACGCAAATGGGTTTTTTTATTACAGAACCAAACACAGGCGATTACCTGATACAGCTAAAAAAAGACCGTGCAAAAACAACGGATGAAGTAATTGATGAGATACGCCAAAAGGTTGAAAGCTCACAACCCGCATTACGGGCGGATTTCGGCCAGGTGATTGGTGATATGCTTGGCGATCTCATGTCTTCTGTGCAACCAGTCGAAGTGAAAATTTTCGGCAGCGATCAAAAAAAATTACAACAACTTTCACAGCAGGTTGCTGATATCGTTTCAAATGTACGGGGTACTGCAGATGTGTTTGATGGAATTGTTATCGCCGGTCCATCTGTAAGTGTTGCGCCCAACAGTGCTAATCTTGCGCAGTATGGAATTACACCGTCAGACCTGCAATACCAGTTGCAAACTGCACTGGAAGGAAACATTATTGGTTCAGTATATGATAAGGAGCAACTAAGCAATGTACGCATGGTGTATCCCGGTAACAGAACGCTAAGTGTTGATGGCCTTAATCAACTGCAGGTATTTCTTCCGGGCGGGCAATTAAAGCCGATCAATTCATTAGCAGGTATCCATGTTAATTCCGGTGATGCAGAAATACAAAGAGAAAATTTACAATCAATGGGTATTGTAACCGCGAGGTTAGATAACCGTGATTTGGGCAGCGCTATAAAAGATATCCAGCAACAGGTATCATCAAAAATTTCTTTACCACAAGGTTATGCAATTGTATATGGCGGCGATTATGCAAACCAGCAGCAATCATTTAAAGAGTTGCTCATCATTCTCATCAGTGCGAGCCTCCTTGTTTTTACAGTAATATTGTTTTTGTTTAAAGATTTTCGCATTGCGTTTATCATACTGCTTATTGCTATACTTGGAATTGCAGGAAGCTATATGGGACTTTACTTTACTAACACCGCATTAAACGTTGGAAGTTATACAGGATTAATCATGATCGTTGGTATCATAGGCGAAAATGCCATTTTCACTTTTTTGCAATTCAAAGAATCATTGAAAGAATCAAACGATATTGACCAGGCAATTATCTATTCCATTTCAACAAGACTGCGCCCCAAATTAATGACGGCACTTGGCGCTATCATTGCGTTAATGCCTATTGCGCTTGGCATAGGCACTGGCGCACAATTGCATCAGCCTTTGGCCATTGCAGTTATTGGTGGTTTTATTGTTGCAATGCCTTTGCTTTTAATTGTATTACCAACTTTAATACGACTGGTATTTAAAAAGAATCATGCATCATTATTAAAGCATGGATAA